TTTTTTGAACCTGGACCACGTGGCCGTTGTGCACGACCACCGTGACCTCGCCGTAGTCCAGGCTCTTGACATAGTCCTTGACGGATTTAACCCACCGGCCATCCTGCGTTCCGCAGTATGCGCCGGGGGGTTGGTTGTGCCGGCAGCTATTCAAGTTCGAATTCACTGGTGTCCTCGCCGTCCTCGATCGCGTCGAGAATGGCTTCGAGCTTTTCTTCCGTCAGCTGGCCGAACCATTTTCCGGCGGGATACATCACCATCACCGGCCCTTCGGTGCAGACCTTCAGGCATCCGCAGCCGGAGACCTGGGCATCGAGGCCGCGGTCGAGGATTTCGGAGTCAAGCTGGGCGAGCAGGTCGCCGGCGCCCTTGGTGTTGCAGACGCCCTTGGCTTCGCCCGCCACGCGGTATGAGTTGCAGATGAAGAAGTGCATTTCCGGTTTTGCTATTGGCATGGTTGTTACCCCCTGTGGTTTATGTTTAGTTAACTTTGATGGTTCCAAATGGTTCGTGACGATTGAACCGTGATGCGTGAACAGAAAATCACGACTCAATCGTCACGTTTCACGTTATCCGCATCCCCCGCCGTCGCCGGCGCATTTCTCGCCGCACTTGGTGGGGCGGATGGGGGCGCGGATTTCTTCGCCGGCATAGATGCGTTCGAGGGCTTCCTCGATCAACCCTTC
This DNA window, taken from Pontiella desulfatans, encodes the following:
- a CDS encoding YezD family protein gives rise to the protein MNSNLNSCRHNQPPGAYCGTQDGRWVKSVKDYVKSLDYGEVTVVVHNGHVVQVQKTEKVRF
- a CDS encoding (2Fe-2S) ferredoxin domain-containing protein yields the protein MPIAKPEMHFFICNSYRVAGEAKGVCNTKGAGDLLAQLDSEILDRGLDAQVSGCGCLKVCTEGPVMVMYPAGKWFGQLTEEKLEAILDAIEDGEDTSEFELE